CCCCAGGCGTAGTCCATCATGACCGAGGTCGAGTTCGTGGTGAAGCCCGTGCTGCCCGTCATGTTGTTGTCGAAGTCGCCGTAGAACGAGATGGCGGCACCCACTTCGCCGACAGCCGTGTCGGTCGTGCCCGTCACGTCAAGACGGCCGCGGGCCTTCAGGTGCAGTTCATCATAGTCGACATAACCGCCGGGAGCCCCAACGTCGAAGTCATGGTCCGTGTAGGCGATGGCGGCGCGGACGCTGCCCGACCACTGGATGACCGTGGAGGCCGGAACGTCAGCCGTCGGCAGAACGCCAATGGTCGTGACCGTTGCGGACTTGGCATTGCTGTCACGGACTTCGAGGCCCGGAACGACGATGGCCGGAGCTTCCGACATCGTGAGGAGCGAGTAGCCAGCCGGAACCGACGGGGCAGCCTGGAGGGCGGCGACGTCAGCCTGGAGGGCTTCGATCTGGGACTTGAGATCCGACAGGTTGTCGGCGCGAGCGCTGACCGACACAGCAGCGAGAGCAGCCGTACCGAGAAGAGCGAGCTTCATAACTTTCATTTGGTTTCTCCCAAACTTTTGGAGTTGAGTGTTGCCCCCCGATCCCCTGCAAGAAAATTGGGAAGGCGTGCATACGAACGTTCGCACACGCTGCACTTGTTACGCCCGTGCACGTTAACGTCAACGTTCATTCCTCAATCCTGCGTAGAAATGCGGTACATGTTGCAGGAGAGCCACACCGCCCACTACAACCCGGAATCTGGCCATGCTGAGGCGAAAAACACTTGTATTACAGTGGAAATCGCCTTCTGCGTGCAACGGGGGTGTAGGCAAGTCGGGCCTGTAATGCTAACACTTGTTAAGGATTGGGTGCACTCCGAATGCAGCCGGAATGGTCCGGACTTGCTCAAAATCGTGTGCCCGTCGCTGGGGGAGTGAATCACAATGAGGAAATGCCGCCCGTCAAAATGGGTGCCTTGGGCAGTCGTGGGCGTCGGCCTGCCACTTCTGTGTGCAGCCCTGATCACGGACAAATCGCTGAAATCAGACGTTGTGGACAGGGCCAAGCAGACGCTGGCGGGAAGCGACCTCACAAAATGGGCCGAAATCGAGCTGGATGGCCGTATTGCCACCATCAAGGGCAAGACCACCAATGCTGCCGCTCCTGAAGAGGTCGTGAAACTGGTGGCGGGGACCTACGGCGTCCGCAAGGTTATCAATGCCACGACAGTGGAACCGCTTTCGCTGGTGGCGCCCACAATCGAATCACTGAACGCAACCGCACCCGTGGCCGAGATCAAGGGCACATGGCCGGAAGAGGCTGCCCAGAAGCTCACCGTCACCGTGGGTGAAACCGCCTATACGCTGCCCGGCAGCCCGGAATTGACCACAAGCAGCGGCAACTGGCTGTTGAAGCTGCCCGCTCCATTGGCGGAAGGCTCCTATGATGTGATGGCCAGCGCCAGTGCCGACAGCGACGGCGCAACCGTCACCCAGGCCGCCCCGTCGCCGGCCAGGGTCGTGGTGGATTTGCCCGATCCCGTTCCGCCTCCCGCCGTTGCGGCAGCGCCGGTGGGTGCCACATGGCCCTATGCCATCACGGGAAGCTTCCCCGAAGCTGACGTCAGCCGATTCGCCGCCACCGTGGACGGCCATGAGTATGTCCTGGGTGGAGGCCCGGACCTGACGTCAGATGGCAAGGGCACCTTCAGCTTTGCCCCGTCCCAGGCCTTCGCGCCGGGCAATTATGATGTGACTTTCAGCCAGACCGACAAGTCCGGCCACGCCACCAGTGTGACGGCGGAAAAGGCGATCATCGTGCCGGCCGCGGCACCAGCGCCCGAACCGGCACCGGCGCCCGCGCCCGCACCCGTTGCGGATACCGCTGCACCCGCAGCCGCCGCCATCACGCTGGCCGACGCAGCGGCAACGGACGTCCGCACCCTGACGGGCACATGGCCGGAAGGCGATGCAACGCGCCTCGCCGCCACGCTGCAGGGACGGACCTATGTTCTCGACACCGATTCGCAGCTCACGCGCACCGGCAACCAGGCGGGAACCTTCACCTTCACGCCGGATACGGCGGGTCTTGCTCCCGGTGCATATCCGGTCGAAATCGCCACCAGCGATGCCGTGGGCAATACGGCCAAGGTGGTTGCAGAGAAGGCGATCGTGATTCCGGCGGCGGCGCCCGCACCGGCCCCCGAGCTGACTCCGGCCCCGGCACCGGAACCCGCACCTTCACCAGCCTCGCTTGCACCGCCCACGGTGGACAAGCAGCTTGATCTGACAGGTGCACCGATTCTCCGCGGCACCTGGCCGGAGGGCGAAGGTACTTCCCTCACGATCGGACTCGCGGGCAAGACCTATGAGCTTGGCACCAGCGCCAATCTCTCGCGTGATGGCGCAGGCAAGTGGAAGCTCTTCCCCTCGGCGGCGCTGAAGGATGGCGTTTATGACGTGGTCGTCACCGCCCGCAACGGTGATGCCGAGTCGAGGGACCAGACGCTCGCAGAAATCGAAGTGGACGCCACGCTGCCGGATGCGCCGACAGTAACGGTCCACGCCTCCGATGCCGCTCCGGGAACACTCGCTGGCACTTATGATGCCAAGCGTTCCACTGCACTCAAAGTCGCCGTCCCGCAGCTCAACCTCTCCGCCGACCTCGGCGCGGAGGGCAGCGCACTCACGGCAGATGGCGAAGGCGCATGGACCCTTGCGCTGCCCAAGAGCATCGCGCCCGGCACCTATGATGTCGTGGTGACGGCAACCGACAAGCGCGGCCGCAACGTCGAGGATGCGGGGGCAGGAGAGATCGTCATCTCTGCGGCCAACGAACCCGCGCCGAAGACGGACGCGCAGTTCGATTGCGCCGCCGTGATGACGCGCATCAACACCGTCTTCCCGATGCGCTTCATCTTTGCCCGCACCGATTTCCAGGAGCGCTTCGGCCTTTCGGTCAATCAGTATGCGGCGCTGCTGAAGGACTTGCGCTGCAGCAGCCTCAATGTTGAAGTGGGCGGCCACGCCGACGAGCGCGGCTCCGACTCCTACAACGAGGACCTCGCCGAACGCCGTGCCGCGCGCGTGCGCGACATGTTGCTCGAGGCGGGCGTGGCCAGGGAACGGCTCTCCGTTTCCAGCTACGGCGAATCGCAGCCCCTCAATGCCGGCCACGACGAAGAAGCGTGGTCCACCAACCGCCGCGTCGAAATCAAGATCTTGAAATAGGAAAACGCCATGTTTGACCTGTACAGCAACGGCTTCTGGACCATCATCGACAATCACTGGATTTGGCTGCTTGTGGCATTCGCCATCGGCATTTTCATCGGCTGGAAAACCTGCGAGCAGGTTCCGGACCGGAACGCCTGAGCAGGGGAGACTGAATCATGTTGCATTATCTGATCGAACTCGCCCTCCTGCTGCTGGCAGCCTACATCGCCGGCGCCTGCGTGGGTTGCCTCCTGCGCAAACTCTTCGGCTCTGAGGCAAGCGCAGACGCAACGGTGACGGAGGCAGCGGTGGATGAACCCGTTGCACCCGTTGCCGCCACCCTTGCCGCAGCACCCGCCGTGGCAGCGGCAGTAACCATGGCAGAGCGCCCGGCACCCGCGCCGGCGGCTCCGGTCGCAGCACAGGTGGAACGTGTTGCGCCACCACCGCCACCTCCGCCGCCGGTCGCGGCAGCACCCGCTCCCGCTCCCGTGCAACACAGCGCAGTACCTGCGCCGCTCGCCGCAACGGGCAAGATGGAACGTCCGAAGGGAATCGCAGCCGCCCGTGGTGGCAAGGCGGACAATCTTCAGCGCATCAGCGGCATCGGCCCGAAGAACGAGAAGATCCTGCACAGTCTTGGCTTCTTCCACTTCGACCAGATCGGCGCGTGGACCCGCGAGCAGGTGGCGTGGGTGGACGACCATCTCCGTTTCAACGGCCGCATCGCCCGCGAAGAGTGGATCAAGCAGGCCCGCCTGCTCGCCGATGGCAAGGACGCAGAGTTCACCAGGCTTTACGGTACGGGTGGCCTCAAGAATCGCGAAGGCGACAAGCTGTCAGGCAGCCGCACGCGCCGCACCTGAACATCATCCGTTCACGGATAAAGGAAGGGCCGGTTTTACCGGCCCTTTTCCTTTTCATCCACACGGTCGAGCCAGCGCGCCAGGGCCGCAACACTTTCCGCTTCGTCGAGAAACGGCACGTGGCCCCGGTCGGGAATGTCGACGGCTTCGCTTTGCGGAAGCATTTCGCACAGGCGCTTGACCGTTGAACGCGACAACAAGTCCGATCCGGCCCCGCGCAAACACGTCACCGGCTTGTCGGCGAGGGCTGGCAACAGGTCCCAGAGATCCGGCACTTTGCCGGCGTCGATATCTGCCCGCGATGGCAATATGGCCGCAAGCCGTATGTCGTAGTGTGGCGCAATTCGTCCGTCACGCCTGAGCACATAGGCACGCTGCACCGCCGCCAGCCATTGCTCATGCGTGACGTTGGCAAATCCTGGTGCGGTCGCGGCATAAGCCCGTGCGGCCGAATCCCAATCCGCGAAGGCCACGTCCCGTCCAACGTAACCCGCCATGCGGATCAGGCTGGCAGGCTCGATGTGTGGCCCGATGTCGTTGAGACACAGGCCCGCGAGCGTGGCTGGAGCAACAGCGGCCATGAGCATGCCGACAATGCCACCCCGCGAAGTGCCCAGCAGGGCCACGCGCCCAACACCGAGGGCTCTCAGCACCTCCAGCGTATCGGCAAGTTCCACCTGCGGCGCATAGGTGGTGGCGTCGGCAGCAGCGTCCGAGAGACCGCGGCCCCGGAAATCAACCGTTATCACTGAGCGGTCAGGGGCAAAGCGCGAGACGACAGGGTCGAAGTCGCGGCCATTGCGTGTGAGTCCGGGAAGGCAGAGCAGGGGAACGCCACTGCCGCCGCCATGCTGCGCCACGTAAATGCGTGTGCCATCAGCGGCAGGGACATGCCTGCGGGCCACGGGCATCAATCGCAGCCGGTGATCAGCGCCTTGATCGAGCCGCCGCTGCACCCGGTGTTCTCGGCGGTGGTGGGCGAGGTGGAGGCCACCGTCATTTCGCCGGGCGTGCCACGCATCAGGTCCGCCGTCATCGGCCGCACCGTCTTTGGCGCCAGGCGCGAACGGTAGACGTGGAGATTCTGCAGCACCTTCTGAACGTATTGGCGTGTTTCCTGGAACGGAATCGATTCAACCCAGTCGATCGGATCAACCTGGCCCGAGCGCAGGTCGCCGAATTCAGCGACCCACTCGCGGGCGCGCCGCGGGCCGGCGTTGTAGGCCACGAGCGTCAGCACATAGCTGCCGCCAAAATCGTCGATGAGGTCGCCGAGATGTGCCGCGCCAAGCTTCACGTTGTAGGCGGGATCACCCTTCAGCTTGCCGGGCGCGAAGGCCACGCCGTACTGGCGCGCGATCAGCTTTGCCGTACCGGGCATCAACTGCATGAGGCCTTGTGCGCCCACCTTGCTGCCTGCATTCGGATCGAATTCGCTTTCCTGGCGGGAGAGACCGAACACCAGCGCCTTTTCCACTGGCTTGCCCATCTGCTTCCAGTCGGGAAGACCGCGGACCGGATAGGAGTAGCTGTCGATGTCAAGGTTGCGTTGGCCCGCGGCCTTGGCAAGGCGGAGCGCCATGGTGGTGCCGCCGAACTGGTGGACCACGGAGGCTGCCGCATTCATCTCCGGCAGCGAACCGAAGCGGCTGGAGATTGACCACAGGAACATGTTGAGCTGCGACTTGTCAGCGGCCTGCGCCATGATGCGGAAGGCGCGCATGACTTCGTCACGGTCCACAGCGGCGCGGGCACCGGATGTTGTGTCACCGCTCTCAATGCTCTCCGGCACATTGCCCATGCCGATTTTCTCACGCGCCAGCTGGCCGTAATAGATCGTGGAAAACTGCGACGCGACCTTGTAGGCGCTGCGGGCATTGCCCTTGTCGCCTGCGGCTTCATGGGTGCGCCCGATCCAGTAGGCGGCGCGCGCCTTTTCCGTGCGGGTTGGTGCGATCTGCTGCAGGTTGGTGAAATGGCGCATCGCCGTGTCCGGCTTGTTCAGATAGCGCAGTGCAATCCAGCCCGAGAGGAATTCGGCTTCCACGGCGGCATCGCCACTGGTGAGGCCATGCTGGGCGGCAATCTGGTAGCCGGTCGTCCATGTGTCACGGTGCGTCGGGCCAACGGAGCGGCGCGCCAGGATACGGCGTTCCGTCCACCACGCCTCGGGATCACCCATGTCGGCAGCAGTCGTCGGGGCAGCAGCGAGAATCGCGCGCGCCTTGCCGAACTTCTCCATGCGCCGGTAATAGCGCGCCAATGCATACCGCAAGGCCGGGATGCTGCGGTTGCCCGAGGACAACGCGGCATACTGCTTGTCAGCGCCACCTGTGCCGCGCAGCAATCCCTGCGCCACCTTGGCGATATTGACGTAGCCCGAACCCATGCGTTTGGCATGGGAGACGGCAGCGGCGGAATTCTGCGCGTAGATGAGCTGCCACAGGCGGCGGCGGTAATCCGCTTCCGAGAGTGCTGAACCAAATTCACGGATGGCGGCGGCTTCCACCGCATCGTCCATGTCCGGGTTGACCCAGGCACGCATCAGGGCCCCGCGGGCCGTCTGCTGGTCGCCAGCCGCATAGGCCGCGCGGCAAAGGGCCATGTGGCCGTAGGACGTAAAGGGCTTGCGCTGGGCGAAATGGGCCATCACTTCCGGCCCATTTGCGCCGCTTTCGAACAGGGCCTGCTCGGCGCGCTTGAGAAGCGTCTCGG
The nucleotide sequence above comes from Hyphomicrobiales bacterium. Encoded proteins:
- a CDS encoding OmpA family protein codes for the protein MPWAVVGVGLPLLCAALITDKSLKSDVVDRAKQTLAGSDLTKWAEIELDGRIATIKGKTTNAAAPEEVVKLVAGTYGVRKVINATTVEPLSLVAPTIESLNATAPVAEIKGTWPEEAAQKLTVTVGETAYTLPGSPELTTSSGNWLLKLPAPLAEGSYDVMASASADSDGATVTQAAPSPARVVVDLPDPVPPPAVAAAPVGATWPYAITGSFPEADVSRFAATVDGHEYVLGGGPDLTSDGKGTFSFAPSQAFAPGNYDVTFSQTDKSGHATSVTAEKAIIVPAAAPAPEPAPAPAPAPVADTAAPAAAAITLADAAATDVRTLTGTWPEGDATRLAATLQGRTYVLDTDSQLTRTGNQAGTFTFTPDTAGLAPGAYPVEIATSDAVGNTAKVVAEKAIVIPAAAPAPAPELTPAPAPEPAPSPASLAPPTVDKQLDLTGAPILRGTWPEGEGTSLTIGLAGKTYELGTSANLSRDGAGKWKLFPSAALKDGVYDVVVTARNGDAESRDQTLAEIEVDATLPDAPTVTVHASDAAPGTLAGTYDAKRSTALKVAVPQLNLSADLGAEGSALTADGEGAWTLALPKSIAPGTYDVVVTATDKRGRNVEDAGAGEIVISAANEPAPKTDAQFDCAAVMTRINTVFPMRFIFARTDFQERFGLSVNQYAALLKDLRCSSLNVEVGGHADERGSDSYNEDLAERRAARVRDMLLEAGVARERLSVSSYGESQPLNAGHDEEAWSTNRRVEIKILK
- a CDS encoding proton-conducting membrane transporter, which gives rise to MLHYLIELALLLLAAYIAGACVGCLLRKLFGSEASADATVTEAAVDEPVAPVAATLAAAPAVAAAVTMAERPAPAPAAPVAAQVERVAPPPPPPPPVAAAPAPAPVQHSAVPAPLAATGKMERPKGIAAARGGKADNLQRISGIGPKNEKILHSLGFFHFDQIGAWTREQVAWVDDHLRFNGRIAREEWIKQARLLADGKDAEFTRLYGTGGLKNREGDKLSGSRTRRT
- a CDS encoding alpha/beta hydrolase, producing the protein MPVARRHVPAADGTRIYVAQHGGGSGVPLLCLPGLTRNGRDFDPVVSRFAPDRSVITVDFRGRGLSDAAADATTYAPQVELADTLEVLRALGVGRVALLGTSRGGIVGMLMAAVAPATLAGLCLNDIGPHIEPASLIRMAGYVGRDVAFADWDSAARAYAATAPGFANVTHEQWLAAVQRAYVLRRDGRIAPHYDIRLAAILPSRADIDAGKVPDLWDLLPALADKPVTCLRGAGSDLLSRSTVKRLCEMLPQSEAVDIPDRGHVPFLDEAESVAALARWLDRVDEKEKGR
- a CDS encoding lytic transglycosylase domain-containing protein, whose amino-acid sequence is MTPDVSRRHFLKGLMAASAAVALPFSALPAVAAPAVDAVRAALKDDYVTAGNLARQSGDPAAVKLVELLFLRDKGAKAGYSRIMNFLEAAPKWPLTETLLKRAEQALFESGANGPEVMAHFAQRKPFTSYGHMALCRAAYAAGDQQTARGALMRAWVNPDMDDAVEAAAIREFGSALSEADYRRRLWQLIYAQNSAAAVSHAKRMGSGYVNIAKVAQGLLRGTGGADKQYAALSSGNRSIPALRYALARYYRRMEKFGKARAILAAAPTTAADMGDPEAWWTERRILARRSVGPTHRDTWTTGYQIAAQHGLTSGDAAVEAEFLSGWIALRYLNKPDTAMRHFTNLQQIAPTRTEKARAAYWIGRTHEAAGDKGNARSAYKVASQFSTIYYGQLAREKIGMGNVPESIESGDTTSGARAAVDRDEVMRAFRIMAQAADKSQLNMFLWSISSRFGSLPEMNAAASVVHQFGGTTMALRLAKAAGQRNLDIDSYSYPVRGLPDWKQMGKPVEKALVFGLSRQESEFDPNAGSKVGAQGLMQLMPGTAKLIARQYGVAFAPGKLKGDPAYNVKLGAAHLGDLIDDFGGSYVLTLVAYNAGPRRAREWVAEFGDLRSGQVDPIDWVESIPFQETRQYVQKVLQNLHVYRSRLAPKTVRPMTADLMRGTPGEMTVASTSPTTAENTGCSGGSIKALITGCD